From one Amphiura filiformis chromosome 13, Afil_fr2py, whole genome shotgun sequence genomic stretch:
- the LOC140167226 gene encoding follistatin-like isoform X2, with protein MKVYVVFLVLGLCVLLATAKPSGKKGGHDGGAGGHGRHGEGDKKPNKQGRGQTPVFDPVCENLACEKPSRETYVCGTDGQTYRSECFLMKERCKGKITADVKVASPGPCKGADGKPLKPNGHRKSSEKKCKKLRKHAKKLPKECLHATMEDVTGEIPVCTASCPANTTEYPLQQVCGSDGRTYESDCVLEFIACITNTMDLAVASEGACLFNAS; from the exons ATGAAGGTTTATGTGGTGTTTTTAGTGCTGGGATTGTGTGTGTTGTTAGCTACAGCAAAACCCAGCGGAAAGAAAGGTGGTCATGATGGAGGAGCTGGAGGGCATGGTAGACATGGTGAAGGGGATAAGAAACCTAACAAACAAGGCCGTGGACAAACCCCAG TGTTCGACCCAGTATGTGAAAACCTGGCATGCGAGAAGCCATCGCGAGAGACCTACGTATGTGGCACAGACGGCCAGACCTATCGCTCTGAATGTTTCCTAATGAAGGAACGGTGTAAGGGAAAGATAACTGCTGATGTAAAGGTCGCCTCTCCAGGACCCTGCAAAGGTGCAGATGGCAAACCATTAAAACCAAACGGTCATAGAAAGTCATCAGAAAAGAAATGCAAGAAACtaagaaaacatgccaaaaaattGCCCAAAGAATGTCTTCATGCAACTATGGAAGACGTCACAG GTGAAATCCCAGTATGTACCGCATCCTGTCCCGCCAACACCACCGAGTACCCTCTGCAACAAGTATGTGGTAGCGACGGTAGGACCTACGAATCCGATTGTGTACTGGAATTTATTGCGTGCATCACTAATACTATGGATCTTGCAGTGGCTTCTGAAGGAGCGTGCCTATTTAATGCCTCTTAA
- the LOC140167226 gene encoding follistatin-like isoform X1: MKVYVVFLVLGLCVLLATAKPSGKKGGHDGGAGGHGRHGEGDKKPNKQGRGQTPEVFDPVCENLACEKPSRETYVCGTDGQTYRSECFLMKERCKGKITADVKVASPGPCKGADGKPLKPNGHRKSSEKKCKKLRKHAKKLPKECLHATMEDVTGEIPVCTASCPANTTEYPLQQVCGSDGRTYESDCVLEFIACITNTMDLAVASEGACLFNAS, encoded by the exons ATGAAGGTTTATGTGGTGTTTTTAGTGCTGGGATTGTGTGTGTTGTTAGCTACAGCAAAACCCAGCGGAAAGAAAGGTGGTCATGATGGAGGAGCTGGAGGGCATGGTAGACATGGTGAAGGGGATAAGAAACCTAACAAACAAGGCCGTGGACAAACCCCAG AAGTGTTCGACCCAGTATGTGAAAACCTGGCATGCGAGAAGCCATCGCGAGAGACCTACGTATGTGGCACAGACGGCCAGACCTATCGCTCTGAATGTTTCCTAATGAAGGAACGGTGTAAGGGAAAGATAACTGCTGATGTAAAGGTCGCCTCTCCAGGACCCTGCAAAGGTGCAGATGGCAAACCATTAAAACCAAACGGTCATAGAAAGTCATCAGAAAAGAAATGCAAGAAACtaagaaaacatgccaaaaaattGCCCAAAGAATGTCTTCATGCAACTATGGAAGACGTCACAG GTGAAATCCCAGTATGTACCGCATCCTGTCCCGCCAACACCACCGAGTACCCTCTGCAACAAGTATGTGGTAGCGACGGTAGGACCTACGAATCCGATTGTGTACTGGAATTTATTGCGTGCATCACTAATACTATGGATCTTGCAGTGGCTTCTGAAGGAGCGTGCCTATTTAATGCCTCTTAA